In Betta splendens chromosome 19, fBetSpl5.4, whole genome shotgun sequence, the following proteins share a genomic window:
- the kat7b gene encoding histone acetyltransferase KAT7 isoform X3, translated as MPRRRPVRSNRQMAGSGSDGTEDSDSSAEREPTNSSESDGNMPKRQRLTRASTRLSQSSQDTPDLKRAADQDESPPLTPTGNAPSSESELDISSPNASHDESQTKDQASRDSEKDMSHRPKRRRCHETYNFNMKCPTPGCNSLGHLTGKHERHFAVSGCPLYHNLSADECKVKAISREKQEEEVKAQEESNSRHATRHQTPSSKQTRYKEQVAEMRKGRNSGLQKEQKEKHMEHRQTHSNTREPLLENITSEYDLELFRKAQARASEDLEKLRIQGQITEGSNMIKTILFGRYELDTWYHSPYPEEYARLGRLYVCEFCLKYMKSQTILRRHMAKCVWKHPPGDEVYRKGAISVFEVDGKKNKIYCQNLCLLAKLFLDHKTLYYDVEPFLFYVMTEADNTGCHLVGYFSKEKNSFLNYNVSCILTMPQYMRQGFGKMLIDFSYLLSKVEEKVGSPERPLSDLGLISYRSYWKEVLLRYMYNFQGKEISIKEISQETAVNPVDIVSTLQSLQMLKYWKGKHLVLKRQDLIDEWKAKEIKRGNSNKTIDPSSLKWTPPKGT; from the exons ATGCCTCGCAGACGACCGGTAAGAAGCAAT AGACAAATGGCCGGGAGTGGCTCCGATGGAACTGAAGACTCTGACTCCTCTGCTGAAAGAGAGCCAACTAATAGCTCAGAAAGTGATGGAAACATGCCCAAGAGACAGCGCCTCACCAGAGCCTCTACTCGCCTTAGCCAAAGCTCTCAGG aCACTCCAGACTTGAAGCGTGCTGCAGACCAAGATGAGTCTCCTCCACTGACACCCACAGGAAATGCACCCTCCTCTGAGTCCGAGCTGGACATCTCCAGCCCCAACGCCTCTCACGATGAGAGTCAGACCAAGGACCAAGCCAGCAGGGACTCAGAAAAGGACATGTCCCATCGACCCAAGCGCCGCCGCTGTCATGAAACCTACAACTTCAACATGAAATGCCCTACACCAGGGTGTAATTCACTTG GTCACCTTACAGGGAAACATGAGCGTCATTTTGCTGTGTCAGGTTGCCCTCTTTATCACAATCTTTCTGCAGATGAATGCAAA GTGAAAGCCATCAGCCGtgagaagcaggaagaggaggtgaaggCACAAGAAGAAAGCAACTCACGCCATGCGACGCGTCACCAG ACACCCTCATCAAAACAGACCAGATACAAAGAGCAGGTAGCTGAGATGAGGAAAGGGCGAAACTCTGGcctgcagaaggagcagaaagagAAGCACATG GAGCATCGGCAGACGCACAGCAACACTCGAGAGCCACTGCTGGAGAACATCACCAGTGAATACGACCTGGAGCTTTTTAGAAAAGCTCAGGCTCGTGCATCGGAAGACTTG gagaagctgcgtATCCAGGGTCAGATCACTGAGGGCAGCAACATGATCAAGACCATCCTGTTCGGCCGCTATGAGTTGGACACCTGGTACCACTCACCGTACCCTGAGGAGTATGCTCGCCTGGGTCGCCTCTACGTGTGCGAGTTCTGCCTCAAGTACATGAAGAGCCAAACCATCCTCAGGCGTCACATG GCTAAGTGTGTGTGGAAGCATCCTCCAGGAGACGAAGTGTACAGAAAGGGGGCCATCTCAGTGTTCGAAGTTGATGGCAAAAAAAATAAG ATCTACTGCCAGAACCTGTGTTTACTTGCCAAGCTTTTCTTGGACCACAAAACTCTGTACTACGATGTGGAGCCTTTTCTCTTCTACGTCATGACTGAGGCTGACAACACTGGCTGCCACTTAGTGGGATACTTTTCCaag gaAAAGAACTCTTTCCTAAACTACAATGTTTCCTGTATCCTGACGATGCCACAGTACATGAGGCAAGGGTTCGGCAAGATGCTTATTGACTTCA GCTATCTGCTGTCCAAAGTTGAGGAGAAGGTAGGGTCACCAGAGAGGCCTCTGTCTGACCTGGGCCTTATCAGCTATCGCAGCTACTGGAAGGAAGTCTTACTTCGATATATGTACAATTTTCAAGGCAAAGAAATCTCCATCAAAG AGATCAGTCAGGAAACGGCTGTCAATCCAGTGGACATTGTGAGCACGCTGCAATCGCTCCAGATGCTGAAGTATTGGAAGGGAAAGCACTTGGTGTTGAAGCGACAG GACCTAATTGATGAGTGGAAGGCAAAAGAAATCAAGCGAGGCAATAGCAACAAAACCATCGACCCAAGCTCACTAAAGTGGACTCCTCCCAAAGGGACATAA
- the ptges3l gene encoding putative protein PTGES3L translates to MNKPKVVRPEESQPAHALWFDRKKYVTVNFMVQKPKDVQVHIQTDKMILCCKNETDDVFYNELHFYDKIQINDSRERVYDRTINVLLRKVKPDYAWPRLQKDSAKPSWISVDFDNWRDWEHEEDEGKEEYDRYVDMIQELATDSKGETPDMGDLSDSD, encoded by the exons atgaacaagcCCAAAGTTGTCAGACCTGAAGAGAG TCAGCCAGCACATGCGCTGTGGTTTGACAGAAAGAAATATGTTACTGTCAACTTCATGGTTCAGAAGCCTAAAGATGTCCAGGTTCACATTCAGACAGACAAAATGATTCTATG CTGCAAAAACGAAACAGACGACGTGTTCTACAATGAGCTGCACTTCTACGACAAAATCCAGATCAAT GACTCCAGAGAAAGAGTTTATGACCGGACCATTAACGTCTTGCTAAGAAAAGTCAAGCCTGATTATGCATGGCCTCGTCTCCAAAAGGATTCTGCTAAg CCAAGCTGGATATCTGTAGACTTTGATAACTGGAGAGACTGGGAGCatgaagaagatgaaggaaAGGAAGAGTACGACAGATACGTGGAT atGATCCAAGAACTGGCAACCGACAGTAAAGGTGAAACCCCGGACATGGGCGATCTGAGTGAC TCTGACTAA
- the kat7b gene encoding histone acetyltransferase KAT7 isoform X5: MPRRRPRQMAGSGSDGTEDSDSSAEREPTNSSESDGNMPKRQRLTRASTRLSQSSQDTPDLKRAADQDESPPLTPTGNAPSSESELDISSPNASHDESQTKDQASRDSEKDMSHRPKRRRCHETYNFNMKCPTPGCNSLGHLTGKHERHFAVSGCPLYHNLSADECKVKAISREKQEEEVKAQEESNSRHATRHQTPSSKQTRYKEQVAEMRKGRNSGLQKEQKEKHMEHRQTHSNTREPLLENITSEYDLELFRKAQARASEDLEKLRIQGQITEGSNMIKTILFGRYELDTWYHSPYPEEYARLGRLYVCEFCLKYMKSQTILRRHMAKCVWKHPPGDEVYRKGAISVFEVDGKKNKIYCQNLCLLAKLFLDHKTLYYDVEPFLFYVMTEADNTGCHLVGYFSKEKNSFLNYNVSCILTMPQYMRQGFGKMLIDFSYLLSKVEEKVGSPERPLSDLGLISYRSYWKEVLLRYMYNFQGKEISIKEISQETAVNPVDIVSTLQSLQMLKYWKGKHLVLKRQDLIDEWKAKEIKRGNSNKTIDPSSLKWTPPKGT; this comes from the exons ATGCCTCGCAGACGACCG AGACAAATGGCCGGGAGTGGCTCCGATGGAACTGAAGACTCTGACTCCTCTGCTGAAAGAGAGCCAACTAATAGCTCAGAAAGTGATGGAAACATGCCCAAGAGACAGCGCCTCACCAGAGCCTCTACTCGCCTTAGCCAAAGCTCTCAGG aCACTCCAGACTTGAAGCGTGCTGCAGACCAAGATGAGTCTCCTCCACTGACACCCACAGGAAATGCACCCTCCTCTGAGTCCGAGCTGGACATCTCCAGCCCCAACGCCTCTCACGATGAGAGTCAGACCAAGGACCAAGCCAGCAGGGACTCAGAAAAGGACATGTCCCATCGACCCAAGCGCCGCCGCTGTCATGAAACCTACAACTTCAACATGAAATGCCCTACACCAGGGTGTAATTCACTTG GTCACCTTACAGGGAAACATGAGCGTCATTTTGCTGTGTCAGGTTGCCCTCTTTATCACAATCTTTCTGCAGATGAATGCAAA GTGAAAGCCATCAGCCGtgagaagcaggaagaggaggtgaaggCACAAGAAGAAAGCAACTCACGCCATGCGACGCGTCACCAG ACACCCTCATCAAAACAGACCAGATACAAAGAGCAGGTAGCTGAGATGAGGAAAGGGCGAAACTCTGGcctgcagaaggagcagaaagagAAGCACATG GAGCATCGGCAGACGCACAGCAACACTCGAGAGCCACTGCTGGAGAACATCACCAGTGAATACGACCTGGAGCTTTTTAGAAAAGCTCAGGCTCGTGCATCGGAAGACTTG gagaagctgcgtATCCAGGGTCAGATCACTGAGGGCAGCAACATGATCAAGACCATCCTGTTCGGCCGCTATGAGTTGGACACCTGGTACCACTCACCGTACCCTGAGGAGTATGCTCGCCTGGGTCGCCTCTACGTGTGCGAGTTCTGCCTCAAGTACATGAAGAGCCAAACCATCCTCAGGCGTCACATG GCTAAGTGTGTGTGGAAGCATCCTCCAGGAGACGAAGTGTACAGAAAGGGGGCCATCTCAGTGTTCGAAGTTGATGGCAAAAAAAATAAG ATCTACTGCCAGAACCTGTGTTTACTTGCCAAGCTTTTCTTGGACCACAAAACTCTGTACTACGATGTGGAGCCTTTTCTCTTCTACGTCATGACTGAGGCTGACAACACTGGCTGCCACTTAGTGGGATACTTTTCCaag gaAAAGAACTCTTTCCTAAACTACAATGTTTCCTGTATCCTGACGATGCCACAGTACATGAGGCAAGGGTTCGGCAAGATGCTTATTGACTTCA GCTATCTGCTGTCCAAAGTTGAGGAGAAGGTAGGGTCACCAGAGAGGCCTCTGTCTGACCTGGGCCTTATCAGCTATCGCAGCTACTGGAAGGAAGTCTTACTTCGATATATGTACAATTTTCAAGGCAAAGAAATCTCCATCAAAG AGATCAGTCAGGAAACGGCTGTCAATCCAGTGGACATTGTGAGCACGCTGCAATCGCTCCAGATGCTGAAGTATTGGAAGGGAAAGCACTTGGTGTTGAAGCGACAG GACCTAATTGATGAGTGGAAGGCAAAAGAAATCAAGCGAGGCAATAGCAACAAAACCATCGACCCAAGCTCACTAAAGTGGACTCCTCCCAAAGGGACATAA
- the aarsd1 gene encoding alanyl-tRNA editing protein Aarsd1 gives MAFQCQRDCYMKEFVTSIVSCCPAELKQEVSGKKETVKGFNVKLQDTILFPEGGGQPDDHGLIGDVPVLRVTRQGSEAVHFVSSPLEVGQQVHVKVDWERRFDHMQQHSGQHLITALADAMFGYKTTSWDLGRQRSTIELDTPCVKPAQMQDLEEAVNEKIRAHVPVTVQLLSIDDPAVEKVRSRGLPEDHAGPVRIIDIEGVDANMCCGTHVSNLSHLQVIKLLGTEKGKKNKTNLIFLAGNRVLKYAEKSYSTERSLVSLLKTGPDDHIEAVDKLQKSVKLLQKTNLGLLRDMAVLIAQDFKNGPQRGNFFSFHKKEGDNEFMNIIANEINTEETLLFLTVGEEKGPGLFLLAGPSGRVAETGPRVLEMLQGKGAGKNGRFQGKANSLARRDEVEAFLREDCKHHASEEE, from the exons ATGGCCTTTCAGTGTCAGCGAGACTGCTACATGAAAGAG tTTGTTACGTCCATAGTATCCTGTTGTCCAGCTGAGCTCAAACAAGAAGTcagtggaaagaaagagacTGTCAAAGGTTTTAACGTGAAACTCCAAGACACCATCTTGTTTCCTGAGGGAGGTGGTCAA CCAGATGACCACGGGCTGATTGGGGATGTCCCAGTTCTGAGGGTGACACGACAGGGATCCGAGGCTGTGCACTTTGTGAGCTCTCCTCTAGAGGTGGGTCAGCAGGTGCACGTGAAGGTTGACTGGGAGAGGAGGTTTGACCACATGCAGCAACACTCAG GTCAACATTTGATCACTGCACTAGCAGATGCAATGTTTGGATACAAGACCACATCCTG GGACCTAGGGCGTCAGAGAAGCACAATAGAACTGGATACTCCTTGTGTCAAACCTGCTCAGATGCAGGACCTAGAAGAAGCTGTAAATGAGAAGATCAGAGCTCATGTCCCTGTCACTGTCCAGCTTCTCTCTATAGATGACCCGGCTGTGGAAAAG gTAAGGAGTCGAGGGCTGCCTGAGGACCATGCGGGGCCAGTTCGGATCATTGATATTGAAGGCGTTGATGCCAACATGTGCTGTGGAACCCACGTGTCTAACCTCAGTCATTTACAG GTAATAAAGCTACTTGGGActgaaaagggaaagaaaaacaaaaccaacctgATCTTCCTGGCGGGAAACAGGGTTCTGAAGTACGCAGAGAAAAGCTACAGCACAGAACGATCGCTGGTGTCTCTACTGAA AACTGGGCCTGATGATCATATTGAGGCAGTTGACAAGTTGCAGAAATCAGTTAAGCTGCTACAAAAA ACCAACCTGGGCCTGCTACGAGACATGGCTGTCCTCATTGCCCAGGACTTCAAGAATGGCCCCCAGAGAGGCAACTTTTTCAGCTTTCACAA AAAAGAGGGTGACAATGAGTTTATGAATATCATTGCCaatgaaataaacacagag gAAACACTGCTTTTCCTAACTGTGGGAGAGGAGAAGGGACCTGGTTTGTTTCTACTGGCTGGACCCAGTGGAAGAGTCGCTGAGACAGGACCTCG TGTGCTGGAGATGCTCCAAGGGAAAGGTGCAGGGAAGAATGGGCGTTTCCAAGGCAAAGCCAACAGCCTAGCACGAAGAGACGAGGTGGAGGCTTTCCTGAGGGAGGACTGTAAACATCACGCCTCAGAGGAAGAATAG
- the kat7b gene encoding histone acetyltransferase KAT7 isoform X2: MPRRRPRQMAGSGSDGTEDSDSSAEREPTNSSESDGNMPKRQRLTRASTRLSQSSQDTPDLKRAADQDESPPLTPTGNAPSSESELDISSPNASHDESQTKDQASRDSEKDMSHRPKRRRCHETYNFNMKCPTPGCNSLGHLTGKHERHFAVSGCPLYHNLSADECKVKAISREKQEEEVKAQEESNSRHATRHQTPSSKQTRYKEQVAEMRKGRNSGLQKEQKEKHMCRDDVSLSEPQEHRQTHSNTREPLLENITSEYDLELFRKAQARASEDLEKLRIQGQITEGSNMIKTILFGRYELDTWYHSPYPEEYARLGRLYVCEFCLKYMKSQTILRRHMAKCVWKHPPGDEVYRKGAISVFEVDGKKNKIYCQNLCLLAKLFLDHKTLYYDVEPFLFYVMTEADNTGCHLVGYFSKEKNSFLNYNVSCILTMPQYMRQGFGKMLIDFSYLLSKVEEKVGSPERPLSDLGLISYRSYWKEVLLRYMYNFQGKEISIKEISQETAVNPVDIVSTLQSLQMLKYWKGKHLVLKRQDLIDEWKAKEIKRGNSNKTIDPSSLKWTPPKGT; this comes from the exons ATGCCTCGCAGACGACCG AGACAAATGGCCGGGAGTGGCTCCGATGGAACTGAAGACTCTGACTCCTCTGCTGAAAGAGAGCCAACTAATAGCTCAGAAAGTGATGGAAACATGCCCAAGAGACAGCGCCTCACCAGAGCCTCTACTCGCCTTAGCCAAAGCTCTCAGG aCACTCCAGACTTGAAGCGTGCTGCAGACCAAGATGAGTCTCCTCCACTGACACCCACAGGAAATGCACCCTCCTCTGAGTCCGAGCTGGACATCTCCAGCCCCAACGCCTCTCACGATGAGAGTCAGACCAAGGACCAAGCCAGCAGGGACTCAGAAAAGGACATGTCCCATCGACCCAAGCGCCGCCGCTGTCATGAAACCTACAACTTCAACATGAAATGCCCTACACCAGGGTGTAATTCACTTG GTCACCTTACAGGGAAACATGAGCGTCATTTTGCTGTGTCAGGTTGCCCTCTTTATCACAATCTTTCTGCAGATGAATGCAAA GTGAAAGCCATCAGCCGtgagaagcaggaagaggaggtgaaggCACAAGAAGAAAGCAACTCACGCCATGCGACGCGTCACCAG ACACCCTCATCAAAACAGACCAGATACAAAGAGCAGGTAGCTGAGATGAGGAAAGGGCGAAACTCTGGcctgcagaaggagcagaaagagAAGCACATG TGTAGGGATGATGTCTCACTGTCTGAACCACAGGAGCATCGGCAGACGCACAGCAACACTCGAGAGCCACTGCTGGAGAACATCACCAGTGAATACGACCTGGAGCTTTTTAGAAAAGCTCAGGCTCGTGCATCGGAAGACTTG gagaagctgcgtATCCAGGGTCAGATCACTGAGGGCAGCAACATGATCAAGACCATCCTGTTCGGCCGCTATGAGTTGGACACCTGGTACCACTCACCGTACCCTGAGGAGTATGCTCGCCTGGGTCGCCTCTACGTGTGCGAGTTCTGCCTCAAGTACATGAAGAGCCAAACCATCCTCAGGCGTCACATG GCTAAGTGTGTGTGGAAGCATCCTCCAGGAGACGAAGTGTACAGAAAGGGGGCCATCTCAGTGTTCGAAGTTGATGGCAAAAAAAATAAG ATCTACTGCCAGAACCTGTGTTTACTTGCCAAGCTTTTCTTGGACCACAAAACTCTGTACTACGATGTGGAGCCTTTTCTCTTCTACGTCATGACTGAGGCTGACAACACTGGCTGCCACTTAGTGGGATACTTTTCCaag gaAAAGAACTCTTTCCTAAACTACAATGTTTCCTGTATCCTGACGATGCCACAGTACATGAGGCAAGGGTTCGGCAAGATGCTTATTGACTTCA GCTATCTGCTGTCCAAAGTTGAGGAGAAGGTAGGGTCACCAGAGAGGCCTCTGTCTGACCTGGGCCTTATCAGCTATCGCAGCTACTGGAAGGAAGTCTTACTTCGATATATGTACAATTTTCAAGGCAAAGAAATCTCCATCAAAG AGATCAGTCAGGAAACGGCTGTCAATCCAGTGGACATTGTGAGCACGCTGCAATCGCTCCAGATGCTGAAGTATTGGAAGGGAAAGCACTTGGTGTTGAAGCGACAG GACCTAATTGATGAGTGGAAGGCAAAAGAAATCAAGCGAGGCAATAGCAACAAAACCATCGACCCAAGCTCACTAAAGTGGACTCCTCCCAAAGGGACATAA
- the kat7b gene encoding histone acetyltransferase KAT7 isoform X4, with protein sequence MAGSGSDGTEDSDSSAEREPTNSSESDGNMPKRQRLTRASTRLSQSSQDTPDLKRAADQDESPPLTPTGNAPSSESELDISSPNASHDESQTKDQASRDSEKDMSHRPKRRRCHETYNFNMKCPTPGCNSLGHLTGKHERHFAVSGCPLYHNLSADECKVKAISREKQEEEVKAQEESNSRHATRHQTPSSKQTRYKEQVAEMRKGRNSGLQKEQKEKHMCRDDVSLSEPQEHRQTHSNTREPLLENITSEYDLELFRKAQARASEDLEKLRIQGQITEGSNMIKTILFGRYELDTWYHSPYPEEYARLGRLYVCEFCLKYMKSQTILRRHMAKCVWKHPPGDEVYRKGAISVFEVDGKKNKIYCQNLCLLAKLFLDHKTLYYDVEPFLFYVMTEADNTGCHLVGYFSKEKNSFLNYNVSCILTMPQYMRQGFGKMLIDFSYLLSKVEEKVGSPERPLSDLGLISYRSYWKEVLLRYMYNFQGKEISIKEISQETAVNPVDIVSTLQSLQMLKYWKGKHLVLKRQDLIDEWKAKEIKRGNSNKTIDPSSLKWTPPKGT encoded by the exons ATGGCCGGGAGTGGCTCCGATGGAACTGAAGACTCTGACTCCTCTGCTGAAAGAGAGCCAACTAATAGCTCAGAAAGTGATGGAAACATGCCCAAGAGACAGCGCCTCACCAGAGCCTCTACTCGCCTTAGCCAAAGCTCTCAGG aCACTCCAGACTTGAAGCGTGCTGCAGACCAAGATGAGTCTCCTCCACTGACACCCACAGGAAATGCACCCTCCTCTGAGTCCGAGCTGGACATCTCCAGCCCCAACGCCTCTCACGATGAGAGTCAGACCAAGGACCAAGCCAGCAGGGACTCAGAAAAGGACATGTCCCATCGACCCAAGCGCCGCCGCTGTCATGAAACCTACAACTTCAACATGAAATGCCCTACACCAGGGTGTAATTCACTTG GTCACCTTACAGGGAAACATGAGCGTCATTTTGCTGTGTCAGGTTGCCCTCTTTATCACAATCTTTCTGCAGATGAATGCAAA GTGAAAGCCATCAGCCGtgagaagcaggaagaggaggtgaaggCACAAGAAGAAAGCAACTCACGCCATGCGACGCGTCACCAG ACACCCTCATCAAAACAGACCAGATACAAAGAGCAGGTAGCTGAGATGAGGAAAGGGCGAAACTCTGGcctgcagaaggagcagaaagagAAGCACATG TGTAGGGATGATGTCTCACTGTCTGAACCACAGGAGCATCGGCAGACGCACAGCAACACTCGAGAGCCACTGCTGGAGAACATCACCAGTGAATACGACCTGGAGCTTTTTAGAAAAGCTCAGGCTCGTGCATCGGAAGACTTG gagaagctgcgtATCCAGGGTCAGATCACTGAGGGCAGCAACATGATCAAGACCATCCTGTTCGGCCGCTATGAGTTGGACACCTGGTACCACTCACCGTACCCTGAGGAGTATGCTCGCCTGGGTCGCCTCTACGTGTGCGAGTTCTGCCTCAAGTACATGAAGAGCCAAACCATCCTCAGGCGTCACATG GCTAAGTGTGTGTGGAAGCATCCTCCAGGAGACGAAGTGTACAGAAAGGGGGCCATCTCAGTGTTCGAAGTTGATGGCAAAAAAAATAAG ATCTACTGCCAGAACCTGTGTTTACTTGCCAAGCTTTTCTTGGACCACAAAACTCTGTACTACGATGTGGAGCCTTTTCTCTTCTACGTCATGACTGAGGCTGACAACACTGGCTGCCACTTAGTGGGATACTTTTCCaag gaAAAGAACTCTTTCCTAAACTACAATGTTTCCTGTATCCTGACGATGCCACAGTACATGAGGCAAGGGTTCGGCAAGATGCTTATTGACTTCA GCTATCTGCTGTCCAAAGTTGAGGAGAAGGTAGGGTCACCAGAGAGGCCTCTGTCTGACCTGGGCCTTATCAGCTATCGCAGCTACTGGAAGGAAGTCTTACTTCGATATATGTACAATTTTCAAGGCAAAGAAATCTCCATCAAAG AGATCAGTCAGGAAACGGCTGTCAATCCAGTGGACATTGTGAGCACGCTGCAATCGCTCCAGATGCTGAAGTATTGGAAGGGAAAGCACTTGGTGTTGAAGCGACAG GACCTAATTGATGAGTGGAAGGCAAAAGAAATCAAGCGAGGCAATAGCAACAAAACCATCGACCCAAGCTCACTAAAGTGGACTCCTCCCAAAGGGACATAA
- the kat7b gene encoding histone acetyltransferase KAT7 isoform X1 produces MPRRRPVRSNRQMAGSGSDGTEDSDSSAEREPTNSSESDGNMPKRQRLTRASTRLSQSSQDTPDLKRAADQDESPPLTPTGNAPSSESELDISSPNASHDESQTKDQASRDSEKDMSHRPKRRRCHETYNFNMKCPTPGCNSLGHLTGKHERHFAVSGCPLYHNLSADECKVKAISREKQEEEVKAQEESNSRHATRHQTPSSKQTRYKEQVAEMRKGRNSGLQKEQKEKHMCRDDVSLSEPQEHRQTHSNTREPLLENITSEYDLELFRKAQARASEDLEKLRIQGQITEGSNMIKTILFGRYELDTWYHSPYPEEYARLGRLYVCEFCLKYMKSQTILRRHMAKCVWKHPPGDEVYRKGAISVFEVDGKKNKIYCQNLCLLAKLFLDHKTLYYDVEPFLFYVMTEADNTGCHLVGYFSKEKNSFLNYNVSCILTMPQYMRQGFGKMLIDFSYLLSKVEEKVGSPERPLSDLGLISYRSYWKEVLLRYMYNFQGKEISIKEISQETAVNPVDIVSTLQSLQMLKYWKGKHLVLKRQDLIDEWKAKEIKRGNSNKTIDPSSLKWTPPKGT; encoded by the exons ATGCCTCGCAGACGACCGGTAAGAAGCAAT AGACAAATGGCCGGGAGTGGCTCCGATGGAACTGAAGACTCTGACTCCTCTGCTGAAAGAGAGCCAACTAATAGCTCAGAAAGTGATGGAAACATGCCCAAGAGACAGCGCCTCACCAGAGCCTCTACTCGCCTTAGCCAAAGCTCTCAGG aCACTCCAGACTTGAAGCGTGCTGCAGACCAAGATGAGTCTCCTCCACTGACACCCACAGGAAATGCACCCTCCTCTGAGTCCGAGCTGGACATCTCCAGCCCCAACGCCTCTCACGATGAGAGTCAGACCAAGGACCAAGCCAGCAGGGACTCAGAAAAGGACATGTCCCATCGACCCAAGCGCCGCCGCTGTCATGAAACCTACAACTTCAACATGAAATGCCCTACACCAGGGTGTAATTCACTTG GTCACCTTACAGGGAAACATGAGCGTCATTTTGCTGTGTCAGGTTGCCCTCTTTATCACAATCTTTCTGCAGATGAATGCAAA GTGAAAGCCATCAGCCGtgagaagcaggaagaggaggtgaaggCACAAGAAGAAAGCAACTCACGCCATGCGACGCGTCACCAG ACACCCTCATCAAAACAGACCAGATACAAAGAGCAGGTAGCTGAGATGAGGAAAGGGCGAAACTCTGGcctgcagaaggagcagaaagagAAGCACATG TGTAGGGATGATGTCTCACTGTCTGAACCACAGGAGCATCGGCAGACGCACAGCAACACTCGAGAGCCACTGCTGGAGAACATCACCAGTGAATACGACCTGGAGCTTTTTAGAAAAGCTCAGGCTCGTGCATCGGAAGACTTG gagaagctgcgtATCCAGGGTCAGATCACTGAGGGCAGCAACATGATCAAGACCATCCTGTTCGGCCGCTATGAGTTGGACACCTGGTACCACTCACCGTACCCTGAGGAGTATGCTCGCCTGGGTCGCCTCTACGTGTGCGAGTTCTGCCTCAAGTACATGAAGAGCCAAACCATCCTCAGGCGTCACATG GCTAAGTGTGTGTGGAAGCATCCTCCAGGAGACGAAGTGTACAGAAAGGGGGCCATCTCAGTGTTCGAAGTTGATGGCAAAAAAAATAAG ATCTACTGCCAGAACCTGTGTTTACTTGCCAAGCTTTTCTTGGACCACAAAACTCTGTACTACGATGTGGAGCCTTTTCTCTTCTACGTCATGACTGAGGCTGACAACACTGGCTGCCACTTAGTGGGATACTTTTCCaag gaAAAGAACTCTTTCCTAAACTACAATGTTTCCTGTATCCTGACGATGCCACAGTACATGAGGCAAGGGTTCGGCAAGATGCTTATTGACTTCA GCTATCTGCTGTCCAAAGTTGAGGAGAAGGTAGGGTCACCAGAGAGGCCTCTGTCTGACCTGGGCCTTATCAGCTATCGCAGCTACTGGAAGGAAGTCTTACTTCGATATATGTACAATTTTCAAGGCAAAGAAATCTCCATCAAAG AGATCAGTCAGGAAACGGCTGTCAATCCAGTGGACATTGTGAGCACGCTGCAATCGCTCCAGATGCTGAAGTATTGGAAGGGAAAGCACTTGGTGTTGAAGCGACAG GACCTAATTGATGAGTGGAAGGCAAAAGAAATCAAGCGAGGCAATAGCAACAAAACCATCGACCCAAGCTCACTAAAGTGGACTCCTCCCAAAGGGACATAA